A part of Cannabis sativa cultivar Pink pepper isolate KNU-18-1 chromosome 6, ASM2916894v1, whole genome shotgun sequence genomic DNA contains:
- the LOC115725378 gene encoding uncharacterized protein LOC115725378 gives MGKSATTGRDWTQIYAIYGLDQWQTLLFLLFHAILFTVLSILYLAYFNPVVHLFERFLALVSVPGGAARFAAGFTGSVTAISAICLFFAAANFFYSSLPLHYDMAHRMVNSVSDWSTVKHALDLGCGRGILLNAVATQLKKGGSSGRVVGLDRSKSSTLSTLRTAKMEGVGEYVTCREGDPRRLPFGDNYFDVVVSGVFVHTVGKEHGPKTVAASAERMRAVGELVRVLKPGGVGVVWDLVHVPEYVRRLQELKMEDVRVSERVTAFMVNSHIVSFRKPSQHFVGPNEVRLDWRC, from the coding sequence ATGGGAAAATCAGCCACAACCGGACGAGACTGGACTCAGATCTACGCGATTTACGGACTCGACCAATGGCAGACCTTACTCTTCCTCCTCTTCCACGCCATCCTCTTCACTGTCCTCTCCATCCTCTACCTCGCTTACTTCAACCCGGTAGTCCACCTCTTCGAGCGTTTCCTCGCCCTGGTCTCAGTTCCTGGCGGAGCCGCTCGTTTCGCCGCCGGCTTCACCGGTTCAGTCACCGCGATCTCCGCCATTTGTCTCTTCTTCGCCGCCGCTAACTTCTTCTACTCATCTCTCCCGCTCCACTACGACATGGCCCACCGCATGGTCAACTCAGTAAGCGATTGGTCAACGGTGAAACACGCCCTGGACTTGGGCTGCGGCCGCGGGATCCTCCTCAACGCAGTGGCGACCCAGCTGAAGAAAGGCGGAAGCTCGGGTCGTGTAGTGGGTCTGGACCGGTCTAAGAGCTCGACCCTGTCGACCCTGCGTACGGCCAAGATGGAAGGTGTAGGAGAGTACGTGACTTGTCGTGAGGGTGACCCCAGGAGATTACCCTTCGGAGATAACTACTTCGACGTGGTGGTATCCGGTGTGTTCGTCCACACGGTAGGTAAGGAGCACGGCCCCAAGACGGTGGCGGCCTCCGCCGAGAGAATGAGGGCGGTGGGTGAGCTGGTGAGAGTTCTGAAGCCAGGTGGGGTCGGGGTGGTGTGGGACCTGGTGCACGTGCCGGAGTACGTGCGACGGTTACAGGAATTGAAGATGGAAGACGTGAGAGTCTCCGAACGTGTGACGGCGTTTATGGTCAATAGCCACATCGTCTCCTTTAGGAAGCCTAGTCAGCATTTTGTGGGACCCAATGAGGTCAGGCTGGATTGGAGATGTTGA